A window of Thalassophryne amazonica chromosome 21, fThaAma1.1, whole genome shotgun sequence contains these coding sequences:
- the LOC117503369 gene encoding gastrula zinc finger protein XlCGF57.1-like yields MLKVQSAIADLFEEHREELSSHPQSTDDQQQNVLDAILTPEDHNADLHQLSQTTEEIPSQQQQWNPYVDQEEPQSWQIKEEQEEFWTNQEGEQLQQLEKVDVAKFPPMFAVKSENDEMHPQSSDFHQGRTEGNIESLSNGLTEKMEIETDEEDFAGSETNKNYEQDSHVQPYTDDTSSEPESEGSSSTQQSPTESCLHTVRNNSVIVMENHTDEKPFTCFKCGKKCKRKSDLKKHMMIHMDEKPFSCPECGQKWRCSSNLKRHMMTHTGEKPFSCSQCGQKCQSNSDLKKHVIVHTGEKPFSCSFCGKKCRCKSNLKRHMMIHTGENPFSCTECGKKCRFKSSLKRHMMIHTGEKPFACSDCGKKCQSKNDLRKHVMIHTGEKPFSCSFCGKTCQCKSNLKRHMMIHTGEKPFICSVCSQRCLSKSDLNKHMMIHTGEKPFSCSECGKKCRRSSNLKRHMMTHTGEKTFVYSECD; encoded by the exons ATGCTTAAAGTCCAAAGTGCGATAGCTGATCTGTTTGAAGAACACAGAGAGGAACTTAGTTCTCATCCTCAGTCCACTGATGATCAACAGCAGAACGTTCTGGATGCTATTCTGACGCCTGAAGATCACAATGCAG ATCTGCATCAGCTGTCACAGACCACAGAAGAGATTCCATCACAGCAACAGCAATGGAACCCATACGTTGACCAAGAAGAACCACAGAGTTGGCAAATTAAAGAGGAACAGGAGGAATTCTGGACCAATCAGGAGGGAGAACAGCTTCAACAGTTGGAGAAGGTGGATGTCGCCAAGTTTCCACCTATGTTTGCTgtaaagagtgaaaatgatgaaatgCATCCTCAATCCTCAGACTTTCATCAAGGCCGAACTGAAGGTAACATAGAGTCTCTGAGCAACGGCTTAACTGAAAAAATGGAAATAGAAACTGATGAAGAGGACTTTGCAGGATcagaaacaaataaaaattatGAGCAAGATAGTCATGTACAGCCATATACCGATGACACATCTTCAGAACCTGAATCTGAAGGCAGCAGCAGCACTCAGCAAAGCCCCACTGAGTCGTGTTTGCATACTGTAAGAAATAACTCCGTTATTGTTATGGAAAATCATACAGATGAGAAACCATTTACCTGCTTTAAGTGTGGTAAAAAATGTAAGCGTAAGAGTGATCTTAAGAAACACATGATGATTCATATGGAtgaaaaaccatttagctgtcctGAGTGTGGTCAAAAATGGCGATGTAGCAGCAATCTCAAAAGACACATGATGactcatacaggagaaaaaccatttaGCTGCTCCCAGTGTGGTCAAAAATGTCAGTCTAATAGTGATCTTAAGAAACATGTGATAGTTCatactggagagaaaccatttagctgttctttttgtggaaaaaaatgtcgGTGCAAGAGCAATCTCAAAagacacatgatgattcatacgGGCGAAAATCCATTTAGTTGTACTGAGTGTGGTAAAAAATGTAGGTTTAAGAGCagtctgaaaagacacatgatgattcatacagGCGAAAAACCATTTGCCTGCTCAGATTGTGGCAAAAAATGTCAGTCCAAGAATGACCTTAGGAAACATGTGATGatccatacaggagagaaaccgttTAGCTGTTCTTTTTGTGGTAAAACATGTCAGTGCAAGAGCAACCTCAAAAGACATATGATGATTCATACAGGCGAGAAACCATTTATCTGCTCAGTGTGCAGTCAGAGATGTCTGTCTAAGAGTGATcttaataaacacatgatgattcacacaggagagaaaccatttagctgttcagaGTGCGGTAAAAAATGTCGGCGTAGCAGCAATCTCAAAAGACACATGATGACTCATACAGGTGAAAAAACATTTGTCTACTCAGAGTGTGATTAA